From the genome of Brevibacterium sp. JSBI002, one region includes:
- a CDS encoding class I SAM-dependent methyltransferase, producing the protein MSGVDRSRDDPPPTFWEHPLTTIRWTEDGIGRAADWHSENGAPPPATVQIIGDETTADEACRSARAGVGLLWRGDFHNGRQLVQAMSRRLRGDRGGNREATGGRRSGGRRGGRGRSRDRRGRDRFVGSGDSDGPALDPAQAFFAERDAIEQRARLLGRVVVELGPDFDLALRRAPDVAAACRAAYGPADGPVCVSLTELGGVLSAYEWQLRGVEIPALGDSVHPRYGVFSPVRGEYLDLVAQTPLPWGRQAGSVSTDTDSAQPTGTAFDLGTGTGVLAAILLRRGAATVVATDINPRAVACASDNLDRLCPGADVSVIEADLFPPGRADLIVCNPPWLPAQPTSALEIGIYDPNSAVLHRFIERLTDHLTPAGEGWLIISDLAERLSLRPSGELRERIEAAGLRVLERIDTVPRHPRAADTADALHAARGAEVTSLWRLGLR; encoded by the coding sequence GTGAGCGGTGTCGACCGCAGCCGAGATGACCCACCACCGACCTTCTGGGAGCACCCGTTGACGACGATCCGCTGGACCGAGGACGGCATCGGCCGCGCAGCCGACTGGCATTCGGAGAACGGGGCGCCGCCTCCCGCGACTGTGCAGATCATCGGAGACGAGACGACCGCCGACGAAGCCTGCCGATCGGCACGCGCCGGAGTGGGACTGCTGTGGCGCGGAGACTTCCACAACGGCCGTCAACTCGTCCAGGCGATGAGCCGTCGGCTCAGAGGCGACCGAGGCGGAAACCGTGAAGCCACCGGGGGTCGACGTTCCGGCGGCCGTCGCGGCGGCCGGGGCCGATCCCGCGACAGACGGGGCAGAGACCGATTCGTGGGATCCGGGGACAGTGATGGCCCTGCTCTCGATCCCGCTCAGGCATTCTTCGCCGAACGTGACGCCATCGAGCAGCGGGCCCGGCTGCTCGGCAGAGTCGTCGTCGAGCTCGGCCCGGACTTCGACCTCGCGCTGCGCCGTGCCCCCGACGTCGCCGCGGCCTGCCGCGCCGCCTACGGCCCGGCCGACGGACCGGTCTGCGTGTCGCTCACCGAACTCGGCGGAGTGCTCAGCGCCTATGAATGGCAGCTGCGAGGAGTCGAGATCCCGGCTCTGGGCGATTCCGTCCATCCGCGCTACGGCGTCTTCTCGCCTGTGCGGGGAGAGTACCTCGATCTCGTCGCGCAGACGCCCCTGCCGTGGGGAAGGCAGGCCGGTTCGGTTTCGACCGACACGGATTCCGCGCAGCCGACCGGCACCGCATTCGACCTCGGAACGGGGACCGGAGTCCTCGCCGCGATCCTGCTGCGGCGCGGCGCTGCGACAGTGGTGGCCACCGACATCAACCCGCGCGCCGTCGCCTGCGCCAGTGATAACCTCGACCGTCTCTGTCCAGGTGCCGATGTGAGTGTGATCGAGGCCGACCTGTTTCCGCCTGGTCGCGCCGACCTCATCGTGTGCAATCCGCCGTGGCTGCCCGCCCAGCCGACCTCGGCACTCGAGATCGGCATCTACGATCCGAACTCCGCTGTCCTCCATCGCTTCATCGAGAGACTGACCGACCACCTCACCCCGGCGGGGGAGGGATGGCTGATCATCTCCGACCTCGCCGAACGATTGAGCCTCAGGCCCTCGGGCGAGCTCCGCGAACGCATCGAGGCGGCAGGACTGCGCGTGCTCGAACGCATCGACACGGTGCCCCGCCATCCCCGCGCCGCAGATACCGCCGACGCGCTCCACGCTGCCCGCGGCGCCGAAGTGACCTCACTGTGGCGGCTGGGACTGAGATGA
- a CDS encoding DUF5998 family protein — protein sequence MALPEVLVHDLQSAGYYPQLTQGILADSLYDEPVLAHFVHIDTHVDIESIHRHVTAFVLTETRLLLAHVDDDPNAEPGAKPRAVTSSEDIELDRLGTVMVGRTFADPAAYKPGDKPVEVSLTMSWGASKRIEAFPETCGDPNCMGDHGYGGSIFAEDVMLRVSAEAEGQTAVDRMADFAGKLRAAVFHARLRSRR from the coding sequence ATGGCATTACCCGAAGTTCTCGTTCACGATCTGCAGTCGGCCGGCTACTATCCCCAGCTCACTCAGGGCATCCTCGCCGACTCGCTCTACGACGAACCGGTCTTGGCCCACTTCGTCCACATCGACACACATGTCGACATCGAATCCATCCACCGGCATGTCACCGCCTTCGTCCTCACCGAGACCCGCCTCCTGCTGGCTCACGTCGATGACGATCCGAACGCGGAACCCGGCGCCAAACCCCGTGCCGTCACGAGCAGTGAGGACATCGAACTCGATCGCCTGGGCACCGTGATGGTCGGCCGCACCTTCGCCGATCCGGCCGCCTACAAGCCCGGTGACAAGCCCGTCGAAGTTTCGCTGACCATGTCGTGGGGTGCGTCGAAGCGCATCGAGGCCTTCCCCGAGACCTGCGGAGATCCCAACTGCATGGGTGATCACGGATACGGCGGATCGATCTTCGCCGAGGATGTCATGCTCCGGGTCTCGGCCGAAGCCGAAGGGCAGACCGCTGTCGACCGCATGGCCGACTTCGCCGGGAAGCTGCGCGCCGCAGTCTTCCACGCCCGGCTGCGGTCGCGCCGCTGA
- a CDS encoding acyl-CoA dehydrogenase family protein — translation MFDLYQPSEEHEEIRAAVRNVVEKKVAPFAAEVDADSRYPQEAHDALVETDFFAAHIPEEYGGMGADALAVSIIIEEVARGCVSSSLIPAVNKLGSMPVQLGGSEEIKKKYFPSVAAGEAGFSYGLSEREAGSDTASMKTRAERDGDDWILNGVKTWITNAGESEYYTVMAVTDPDGARGRNISAFVVEKSDEGFTFGEKERKLGIKGSPTRELLFDNVRLPGDRIVGEPGEGLKIALRTLDHTRVTIAAQAVGVAQGALDYALAYVKDRQQFGKSIADNQAIQFMLADMGMKLEAARQLTYTAAAKSERGDEDLTYFGAAAKAFASDAAMEITTDAVQLLGGAGYVVDHPVERMMRDAKITQIYEGTNQIQRMVMGRKLLA, via the coding sequence ATGTTCGACCTGTACCAGCCCAGCGAAGAGCACGAAGAGATCCGCGCCGCAGTCCGCAACGTCGTCGAGAAGAAGGTCGCGCCGTTCGCCGCCGAAGTCGACGCAGACTCCCGCTATCCGCAGGAGGCGCATGACGCCCTCGTCGAGACGGACTTCTTCGCCGCGCACATCCCCGAAGAGTACGGGGGCATGGGCGCCGATGCGCTGGCCGTGTCGATCATCATCGAAGAGGTCGCACGCGGCTGCGTCTCATCCTCGCTGATTCCGGCTGTGAACAAGCTCGGCAGCATGCCTGTCCAGCTCGGAGGCAGCGAAGAGATCAAGAAGAAGTACTTCCCCTCCGTGGCCGCCGGTGAAGCAGGATTCTCCTACGGCCTTTCCGAGCGCGAAGCCGGATCGGACACCGCATCGATGAAGACCCGTGCCGAACGTGACGGCGACGACTGGATCCTCAACGGGGTCAAGACCTGGATCACCAACGCCGGAGAATCCGAGTACTACACGGTCATGGCCGTGACCGACCCCGACGGAGCCCGTGGACGCAACATCTCCGCCTTCGTCGTCGAGAAGTCCGATGAGGGCTTCACCTTCGGGGAGAAGGAGCGCAAGCTCGGCATCAAGGGCTCGCCCACCCGCGAGCTCCTCTTCGACAATGTCCGCCTGCCCGGCGACCGCATCGTCGGTGAGCCCGGGGAAGGGCTGAAGATCGCCCTGCGCACCCTCGACCACACCCGTGTCACGATCGCAGCGCAGGCCGTCGGCGTCGCCCAGGGCGCGCTCGACTATGCCCTGGCCTACGTCAAGGATCGGCAGCAGTTCGGCAAGTCGATCGCCGATAATCAGGCGATCCAGTTCATGCTCGCCGATATGGGCATGAAGCTCGAGGCCGCACGCCAGCTGACCTACACGGCTGCCGCCAAGAGCGAACGTGGTGATGAGGACCTTACGTACTTCGGCGCCGCGGCGAAGGCCTTCGCCTCCGATGCCGCAATGGAGATCACCACGGACGCCGTGCAGCTGCTCGGCGGAGCGGGCTACGTCGTCGACCACCCGGTCGAGCGGATGATGCGCGATGCGAAGATCACGCAGATCTACGAGGGTACCAATCAGATCCAGCGCATGGTGATGGGACGCAAGCTCCTCGCCTGA
- a CDS encoding LCP family protein has product MAETRYVDPIRHPSYASQPTRDVRAWLLLLVTALVPGGVQLLFGHRRWAKISLSITAISWILALIAGVIVLISRTFLFTIGTNPFILTFLTIWVPVIAINWAVCLFDTLRRIRIVTISRRARKRFVAAFCALLLIVVGPLAWGTTILNSQRGLMSDLFASGKALKPVDGRYNILLLGSDAGKGRTGIRPDSLSLVSIDAKTGKSVIIGLPRNMENVPFPDDSPLHKHYPQGYNCGDECLLNAVFQQGEQHKDEFEDPKTAGEQATMDAVSGATGLEVQYYAMINLKGFENLIDSLGGITLVSGKRVPISSKVDPNTGKHGPVKGWIEPGKQKLDGFHALWFARSREFSSDYERMVRQRCVQTAMVKQLDPATVLTRYQSIAKATPGAVSTDIPSSQVDSFVDLALKVKSQKIESVDLTPPRITPSQPDFDVAHQLVADKIDESSKSSEEDKGAFSVPGSDLSAAAGVDAGLDPNPGSGPQLLAQGAGDTAADNGEEADAKAICYVP; this is encoded by the coding sequence GTGGCCGAGACGAGATATGTGGACCCGATCCGCCACCCGTCGTATGCTTCGCAGCCGACGCGTGATGTGCGGGCGTGGCTTCTGCTGCTCGTCACGGCTCTCGTGCCCGGGGGAGTGCAGCTGCTCTTCGGCCACCGCCGCTGGGCGAAGATCTCTCTGTCGATCACCGCCATCAGCTGGATCCTGGCTCTGATCGCCGGTGTGATCGTCCTCATCAGCCGGACGTTCCTCTTCACCATCGGCACGAATCCCTTCATCCTCACCTTTCTGACCATCTGGGTGCCCGTCATCGCGATCAACTGGGCGGTGTGCCTGTTCGACACCCTGCGCCGCATCCGGATCGTCACGATCTCCCGAAGGGCCCGCAAACGCTTCGTGGCGGCCTTCTGTGCCCTCCTGCTCATCGTCGTGGGCCCCTTGGCCTGGGGGACGACGATTCTCAACTCGCAGCGCGGACTGATGAGCGACCTGTTCGCCTCAGGCAAGGCACTCAAACCCGTCGACGGCCGATACAACATCCTGCTGCTGGGTTCGGACGCCGGAAAAGGGCGGACGGGAATCCGACCGGACTCGCTGTCGCTGGTCTCGATCGATGCGAAGACCGGCAAATCCGTCATCATCGGCCTGCCTCGAAATATGGAGAACGTGCCGTTCCCGGACGACTCTCCGCTGCACAAGCACTACCCGCAGGGATACAACTGCGGTGACGAATGTCTGCTCAACGCTGTATTCCAGCAGGGCGAGCAGCACAAGGACGAGTTCGAGGACCCGAAGACGGCCGGCGAGCAGGCGACGATGGATGCGGTCTCGGGTGCCACCGGACTCGAGGTCCAGTACTACGCGATGATCAACCTCAAGGGATTCGAGAACCTCATCGACTCCCTCGGCGGAATCACGCTCGTCTCCGGCAAGCGAGTGCCGATCTCGTCGAAGGTCGATCCGAACACGGGCAAGCACGGGCCGGTCAAGGGATGGATCGAACCGGGCAAACAGAAGCTCGACGGCTTCCATGCGCTGTGGTTCGCCCGCTCCCGAGAGTTCTCCAGCGACTACGAGCGGATGGTCCGCCAGCGCTGCGTGCAGACGGCGATGGTCAAACAGCTCGACCCGGCCACCGTGCTCACCCGCTACCAGTCGATTGCTAAAGCCACTCCGGGGGCCGTGTCGACTGATATCCCCTCGTCTCAGGTGGACTCGTTCGTCGACCTCGCGCTCAAGGTGAAGTCGCAGAAGATCGAGTCCGTCGACCTCACCCCGCCGCGTATCACTCCGTCACAGCCCGACTTCGATGTGGCACATCAGCTGGTAGCCGATAAGATCGATGAGTCGTCGAAGTCCTCCGAAGAGGACAAAGGCGCGTTCTCGGTTCCCGGAAGCGACCTGTCAGCCGCTGCCGGAGTCGATGCGGGACTCGATCCGAACCCCGGTTCAGGGCCGCAGCTGCTGGCACAGGGTGCCGGCGACACCGCTGCTGACAACGGCGAAGAAGCCGACGCAAAGGCGATCTGCTACGTGCCGTGA
- a CDS encoding 5-(carboxyamino)imidazole ribonucleotide synthase — MENVTFPRIGVIGGGQLARMLAPAAEALGVRFSVLAETADAPATQVISEVTVGDYTDYPTLKAFAETVDVITFDHEHVPPEHLQALVEAGHAVRPGPDALIFAQDKIRMRTKMDELGLPNPAWAEITSAADVEAFAARVGYPFILKTPRGGYDGKGVRVIDSLDEAVEWLNEVPQLLAEEKVDFNRELAVMVGRSPMGQTAVWPVVETWQQNGVCKEAIAPAPHLSEEKARAITEAILTVAGTLEVTGVMAMEMFETDEGFLINEFAMRPHNTGHWTQDGAVTSQFEQHLRAVLDLPLGSPAAREDVSVMVNILGADHDDLYQPYLHVMAHDPAVKVHLYGKGVRPGRKVGHVNAYGEDRQLVLARARHAADFIAGVDVDPHPQMPAPEDLRAEGESGTR; from the coding sequence ATGGAAAACGTGACTTTTCCTCGAATCGGTGTCATTGGCGGCGGTCAACTGGCACGCATGCTCGCCCCCGCCGCAGAAGCCCTCGGCGTCCGCTTCTCCGTTCTCGCGGAGACCGCCGACGCCCCCGCCACACAGGTCATCAGCGAGGTGACCGTCGGTGACTATACGGACTATCCGACGCTCAAGGCCTTCGCCGAGACCGTCGACGTCATCACCTTCGACCACGAACACGTCCCACCGGAGCATCTGCAGGCTCTCGTCGAGGCCGGACACGCCGTGCGCCCCGGGCCCGATGCCCTCATCTTCGCCCAGGACAAGATCCGGATGCGCACGAAGATGGACGAACTCGGTCTGCCCAACCCCGCCTGGGCGGAGATCACCTCGGCCGCCGATGTCGAGGCGTTCGCCGCTCGCGTCGGATACCCCTTCATCCTCAAGACGCCCCGCGGCGGCTATGACGGCAAGGGCGTGCGCGTCATCGACAGCCTCGACGAGGCCGTCGAGTGGCTGAACGAGGTTCCTCAGCTGCTCGCCGAGGAGAAGGTCGACTTCAACCGCGAGCTCGCGGTCATGGTCGGGCGCTCCCCGATGGGGCAGACCGCCGTGTGGCCGGTCGTCGAGACCTGGCAGCAGAACGGCGTGTGCAAGGAGGCCATCGCCCCGGCGCCGCATCTGTCCGAGGAGAAGGCGCGGGCCATCACCGAAGCGATCCTCACGGTCGCCGGCACCCTCGAGGTCACCGGCGTCATGGCGATGGAGATGTTCGAGACCGACGAGGGCTTCCTCATCAACGAATTCGCGATGCGCCCGCACAATACGGGGCACTGGACCCAGGACGGAGCGGTGACGAGCCAATTCGAGCAGCACCTCCGCGCGGTCCTCGACCTTCCCCTCGGCAGCCCCGCGGCACGGGAGGACGTGTCCGTGATGGTCAACATCCTCGGCGCCGATCACGACGACCTGTATCAGCCGTACCTCCACGTCATGGCCCATGACCCGGCAGTGAAGGTCCACCTGTACGGCAAGGGCGTGCGGCCGGGGCGGAAGGTCGGCCACGTCAATGCCTACGGCGAGGATCGGCAGCTCGTGCTCGCCCGTGCGCGGCATGCTGCGGACTTCATCGCCGGCGTCGATGTCGATCCGCACCCGCAGATGCCCGCGCCGGAGGACCTGCGGGCCGAGGGCGAATCCGGCACACGTTGA
- the manA gene encoding mannose-6-phosphate isomerase, class I gives MHRLHNTVKKFEWGSTDAIPAILGTVPDGTPCAELWLGAHPVSPSRLDVGHTPSQAPLERQNRLGGQQTTGGVATETEPRLGPNLIEYLAGDPEGLLGHDSLDSFGARLPFLLKVLSASKALSIQVHPNREQARAGFAAEEAAGPALDAPDRNFKDASAKPELIYALTDFHALTGFRPRKAVRATFERMLSQPLTPPSLDVLGAIIAALKSFSESKALSRAVEIILSDPRTPGLVDEVAAHGIDELPVGHISRSGSAVDPAQTFCELVTDYPHDPGALVGLMLNRVHLQPGEALTMDAGVLHAYLFGTGIEIMASSDNVVRGGLTSKHVDIEQLSKITDFHAGAPRMVEPDHSGMLLGPTDDFALQALRCPRTTTVERRGAAIVLCTAGTVTLSSLGSTLTLERGQSAFIAANEPTVTADGHGDVFVATTGLNSGAAGR, from the coding sequence GTGCATCGTCTGCACAATACGGTCAAGAAGTTCGAATGGGGCAGCACCGACGCGATTCCCGCGATCCTCGGCACAGTCCCGGACGGCACCCCCTGCGCGGAACTCTGGCTCGGAGCCCACCCGGTCAGCCCCTCTCGACTCGACGTCGGGCACACGCCGTCCCAGGCTCCGCTGGAACGGCAGAACCGCCTCGGCGGGCAGCAGACGACGGGCGGCGTGGCGACCGAGACCGAGCCTCGGCTCGGACCCAACCTCATCGAGTACTTGGCGGGGGACCCTGAAGGTCTGCTCGGCCATGACTCCCTCGACTCCTTCGGCGCGCGACTGCCGTTCCTGCTCAAGGTGCTCTCGGCGAGCAAGGCTCTGTCGATCCAGGTGCACCCGAATCGCGAACAGGCCCGGGCCGGATTCGCCGCCGAGGAAGCGGCCGGACCGGCACTGGACGCTCCCGACCGGAACTTCAAGGACGCCTCGGCGAAACCGGAGCTCATCTACGCACTCACCGACTTTCACGCGCTCACGGGATTCCGCCCGCGCAAGGCCGTGCGGGCCACGTTCGAGCGGATGCTCTCCCAGCCGCTGACTCCGCCGTCCTTGGACGTGCTCGGAGCGATCATCGCAGCGCTGAAGTCCTTCAGCGAATCCAAGGCGCTGTCTCGCGCCGTCGAAATCATCCTCAGTGATCCGCGGACGCCCGGGCTCGTCGACGAGGTCGCCGCCCACGGTATCGACGAATTGCCGGTCGGACACATCAGCCGGTCAGGCAGCGCGGTCGACCCGGCGCAGACATTCTGCGAACTCGTCACCGACTATCCCCATGACCCTGGCGCGCTGGTCGGTCTCATGCTCAACCGAGTTCACCTGCAGCCGGGAGAAGCGCTGACCATGGACGCCGGAGTGCTTCATGCCTACCTCTTCGGCACCGGCATCGAGATCATGGCCTCGAGCGACAACGTCGTGCGCGGCGGGCTGACCTCGAAGCACGTCGACATCGAACAGCTGTCGAAGATCACGGACTTCCACGCCGGTGCACCCCGGATGGTCGAACCCGATCACTCGGGAATGCTGCTGGGACCCACCGATGACTTCGCTCTGCAGGCACTGCGGTGCCCGCGCACGACGACGGTGGAACGGCGCGGTGCGGCGATCGTGCTGTGCACCGCGGGAACTGTCACACTCAGCTCGCTCGGCTCGACGCTCACCCTCGA
- a CDS encoding alkaline phosphatase family protein, which translates to MSEDSTSQRQQGPSGAEHLGPPDYAGPMLSDVVPAAALSLGAADALDAPMSDRARTLGLDRESRATIVVLIDGLGEQQLRRYSGYTPFFRSQAGTRRTLSAGFPSTTANSLSSLATGRLPGAHGVVGYRVLDPEKDAVFNQLTWNLDVDPVAWVPDATLFERLTDAGIDVVSLGEKKFAGRGLNRASLRGGRFRDSKSLEERCAQALAEARAPGRRLVYLYWGNLDKTGHVHGADSAAWTEELERVDLAMSRLASDLPHDATMLITADHGMVDVDHERRFDLAELPELKAGLRHVGGEPRALHLYAAEGAEADVLSVWQETLGDRGLILPKASAIDRGYFGPVAPHVYPRIGDFLVICTDGFAVVDSEVESASALALIGHHGSTTEQELQIPLLVV; encoded by the coding sequence ATGAGCGAGGACTCGACGAGTCAAAGGCAGCAGGGCCCATCCGGTGCTGAGCACCTCGGGCCCCCGGACTATGCGGGGCCCATGCTCTCCGATGTCGTTCCCGCCGCGGCGCTGAGCCTCGGTGCGGCCGACGCCCTCGATGCGCCGATGTCCGATCGTGCACGAACGCTCGGACTCGACCGGGAGTCCCGGGCGACGATCGTCGTGCTCATCGACGGTCTCGGGGAGCAGCAGCTGCGACGCTACAGCGGATACACTCCCTTCTTCCGGTCGCAGGCCGGAACACGCCGTACCCTGTCCGCTGGATTCCCGTCGACGACGGCGAACTCTCTGTCGTCGTTGGCCACGGGCCGCCTGCCCGGCGCCCACGGCGTGGTCGGCTACCGCGTTCTCGACCCGGAGAAGGACGCGGTGTTCAACCAGCTGACGTGGAACCTCGACGTCGACCCCGTCGCCTGGGTCCCCGATGCGACGCTCTTCGAACGCCTCACCGATGCCGGAATCGATGTGGTCAGCCTCGGAGAGAAGAAGTTCGCCGGACGCGGCCTCAACCGGGCCTCGCTGCGCGGCGGCAGATTCCGGGACTCGAAGAGCCTGGAGGAGCGCTGTGCCCAGGCTCTCGCCGAGGCGAGGGCTCCCGGCCGCCGCCTCGTCTACCTCTATTGGGGCAATCTCGACAAGACCGGTCATGTGCACGGTGCGGACTCCGCCGCTTGGACAGAAGAACTCGAACGCGTCGATCTTGCCATGTCCCGACTCGCCTCCGACCTGCCGCACGACGCGACCATGCTCATCACCGCCGACCACGGCATGGTCGACGTCGACCATGAACGTCGTTTCGACCTCGCTGAACTCCCTGAGCTCAAGGCCGGCCTGCGCCACGTCGGCGGAGAGCCGCGCGCACTGCATCTCTACGCCGCTGAGGGCGCCGAGGCGGACGTGCTCTCGGTCTGGCAGGAGACGCTCGGCGACCGCGGGCTCATCCTGCCGAAAGCCTCGGCGATCGACCGCGGCTATTTCGGTCCAGTGGCCCCGCACGTCTATCCGCGGATCGGGGATTTCCTCGTTATCTGCACCGATGGCTTCGCCGTGGTCGATTCGGAAGTGGAATCCGCCTCGGCGCTGGCCCTCATCGGTCATCATGGTTCCACCACGGAGCAGGAGCTGCAGATCCCGCTGCTCGTCGTGTGA
- a CDS encoding NlpC/P60 family protein: MADKYGRLWHARGGDVEKAVIGAHVAGHNTGTFGISVLGTYNSAAPPKKTRDAVASAIAWKFSINGISKATKSNLVGHRDLGQTDCPGDAFYAKLGEMRSTVNSILKTGEQPSDSKDDDKSKDDDKSKDDNKKTEKPKAKTSIEKYAEKNKLGKALGKEYDVKGVSGAKAQKFEKGTVYWSKKTGAYHLSGAIASAYKGNAVTDLGLPTSAEKGGLKGGGVAQRFEKGSFYWSKSTGAHYTSGTIMKYWGDKGTVKGHLGYPKSDVVYKKGRGEQLFEGARLVWAEGYGTTEFSPKGSIAGGVSDDNAPGGTTPPGDDSTDDKSPADSGEGSADDKDSKDDKSKDDSKKDDKSKDDSKKDDKSKDDSKKDDKSKDDSKKDDKSKDDKKKDDDKKKDKPSKAEKIAAQRASIIKDAKANLGVKYVWGGTSPKSGWDCSGYTQYVYGKNGIKLPRTTSQQRYAGKEISLKDAKAGDLIWIPGHIGIISETKGQMYDAGSTRTNTTKRSYSWMLNRGAKVIRVVG, translated from the coding sequence GTGGCAGACAAGTACGGCCGCCTCTGGCACGCCCGCGGCGGTGACGTCGAGAAGGCCGTCATCGGCGCTCACGTCGCCGGACACAACACCGGAACCTTCGGCATCTCCGTGCTGGGTACCTACAACAGCGCGGCCCCGCCGAAGAAGACACGCGATGCCGTCGCCTCGGCGATCGCCTGGAAGTTCTCGATCAACGGAATCTCCAAAGCGACGAAGTCGAACCTGGTCGGCCACCGCGATCTGGGACAGACCGACTGCCCGGGTGACGCCTTCTACGCCAAGCTGGGTGAGATGCGTTCGACGGTCAATTCGATCCTGAAGACCGGCGAACAGCCCAGCGACAGCAAGGACGACGACAAGTCCAAGGACGACGACAAGTCCAAGGACGACAACAAGAAGACCGAGAAGCCGAAGGCGAAGACCTCGATCGAGAAGTACGCCGAGAAGAACAAGCTCGGCAAGGCTCTCGGCAAGGAATACGACGTCAAGGGCGTTTCTGGCGCCAAGGCACAGAAGTTCGAGAAGGGCACTGTCTACTGGTCCAAGAAGACCGGTGCCTACCACCTGTCCGGAGCGATCGCTTCGGCGTACAAGGGCAATGCAGTCACCGACTTGGGGCTGCCCACCTCTGCGGAGAAGGGCGGCCTCAAGGGCGGGGGCGTCGCACAGCGCTTCGAAAAGGGCTCGTTCTACTGGTCGAAGAGCACCGGCGCCCACTACACCTCCGGCACCATCATGAAGTACTGGGGTGACAAGGGGACCGTCAAGGGTCACCTCGGTTACCCCAAGTCGGACGTGGTCTACAAGAAGGGCCGCGGTGAGCAGCTCTTCGAAGGCGCACGTCTGGTCTGGGCCGAAGGCTACGGAACCACCGAGTTCTCTCCCAAGGGTTCGATCGCCGGCGGAGTCAGCGACGACAATGCTCCGGGCGGCACGACGCCGCCGGGAGACGATTCCACCGATGACAAGTCGCCTGCAGACTCCGGGGAAGGTTCTGCAGACGACAAGGACTCGAAGGACGATAAGTCCAAGGATGATTCCAAGAAGGACGATAAGTCCAAGGATGATTCCAAGAAGGACGATAAGTCCAAGGACGATTCCAAGAAGGACGACAAGTCCAAGGACGATTCCAAGAAGGACGACAAGTCCAAGGACGACAAGAAGAAGGACGACGATAAGAAGAAGGACAAGCCGTCCAAGGCCGAGAAGATCGCGGCCCAGCGTGCGTCCATCATCAAGGATGCGAAGGCCAACCTCGGCGTCAAGTACGTCTGGGGCGGCACCTCGCCGAAGTCCGGCTGGGACTGCTCGGGTTACACCCAGTACGTCTATGGCAAGAACGGCATCAAGCTGCCGCGCACGACCAGTCAGCAGCGTTACGCCGGCAAGGAGATCTCGCTCAAGGACGCCAAGGCCGGCGACCTGATCTGGATCCCCGGTCATATCGGAATCATCTCCGAGACCAAGGGCCAGATGTACGATGCCGGCTCGACGCGGACGAACACCACGAAGCGCAGTTACAGCTGGATGCTGAACCGTGGAGCCAAGGTCATCCGCGTAGTCGGCTGA
- the purE gene encoding 5-(carboxyamino)imidazole ribonucleotide mutase, protein MTTANEGSTDTAAPVGIVMGSDSDWPTMKAAADALDELGIESSAEVVSAHRMPEDMVDWAKSAADRGIRVIIAGAGGAAHLPGMIASMTSLPVIGVPVPLKHLDGMDSLLSIVQMPGGVPVATVSIGGAKNAGLLAARILGAGHGAEAEALRTRLDDYRSQLRQVALDKGRALQE, encoded by the coding sequence ATGACCACAGCGAACGAAGGCTCCACTGACACGGCGGCTCCGGTCGGCATCGTCATGGGCTCGGATTCGGACTGGCCGACGATGAAGGCCGCCGCCGATGCCCTCGATGAGCTCGGGATCGAATCGAGCGCCGAAGTGGTCTCCGCTCACCGGATGCCCGAGGACATGGTCGACTGGGCGAAGTCCGCGGCCGACCGCGGCATCCGTGTGATCATCGCCGGTGCCGGGGGAGCGGCTCATCTGCCCGGGATGATCGCGTCGATGACCTCACTTCCGGTCATCGGTGTTCCCGTTCCCCTGAAGCATCTCGACGGAATGGACTCGCTGCTGTCCATCGTGCAGATGCCCGGCGGAGTTCCCGTGGCCACCGTTTCGATCGGCGGTGCCAAGAACGCCGGCCTGCTGGCGGCGCGCATCCTCGGGGCAGGTCACGGTGCCGAAGCCGAGGCTCTGCGCACTCGTCTCGATGACTATCGGTCCCAGCTGCGGCAGGTCGCTCTCGACAAAGGGCGGGCGCTGCAGGAATAA